GGAGGTCTTCCTCCCCGTCGCGCAGCAGCGCACCTTCGGCGTCCGGGCCGGCGACGTCCTGACCGTGCAGACCCTCGCCGGTCCCCGCGACCTGACGGTCGCCGGGTTCGTCCGCGACGCCCAGATGGCGTCCTCGCTGTCCTCGGCCACCCGGCTGCTGGTGACGCCCGAGGACCTCGCCGCCCTGAACGCGGCCGGCGGCGGCGCCCCGGAGATCATCGTGGAGTACCGGCTCGACGACCCGGCCGGGGCGGCCGCGCTGCAGGCCGCCTACGAGCGCACCCCGGACCTGCCCCGCAACGGCCAGGCGATCACCTACGACATGATCCGGCTGATCAACACCTTCAGCGACGGCCTGGTCGCCATCGCGCTCATGTTCGTGAGCCTCGTGCTGATGGTGATCGCCCTGCTCAACCTCCGGTTCGTGATCCGCGGCACGCTCGAGGACGAGGTCCGCCAGATCGGGGTGATGAAGGCCATCGGCCTGCCGAACGCCACGATCGTGGGGCTGCACCTGGCGCGGTACCGCCTCATGGCCGCCGGCTCCTGCCTGATCGGGGGCGCACTGGGGATCGGGGCCGCGCAGGCGCTGTCCGCCGCGGCCGCGGGCTCCTACGCCGCGGCACCGATCACGCCGGCGACGATCCTGATCCCGCTCGCCGCCCTGGTCGCGGTGTACCTCATCACCGTGGGGATGTGCCGCGGCGTCCTGCGCGGGGTGCGGCGGGTCCAGGTGGTCGACGCCCTGGTCCACGGCAGCCTGATGGACGACCGGAGGACGGCCGCGACCGCCGCCCGGCAGGCGCGGCTCGCGCGGCGCGGCGGCCTGGCGCACGGACGCCTCGGGCTGGCCGCCCGGCTCGCCCTGCGCGACCTGCGCGCCGACGCCCGGCAGTGGGCGCTGCTGCCCGCGGTGTTCGGCCTCGCGGCGATCGTCATGATCCTCCCCACCACGCTGCTGTCGACCTTCACCGATCCGCGGTTCGTCACCTACCTCGGCGCCCCGGACGCCGACCTGCGCGCCGACCTGGCCTTCTCCCCCACGCTCGACGCCGACCGCGACCGGCTCGTGGCCGCCTGGGCGTCCGATCCCCGGGTGACCGACGTGCGCCCCTACGCCACCGTGCTGTTCCAGGCCCGCGGGGCCGAGGGCTGGGAGGCGCTGCGGGCCGAGGTCGGCGACTACACCGGCGCGACCGTCTCGTTCGCCGAGGGGCGTGCGCCCG
Above is a window of Propioniciclava coleopterorum DNA encoding:
- a CDS encoding FtsX-like permease family protein produces the protein MPSPTPPDALSLRYGLNDLRRNAGVTAALSVVLVLTAALLTGGALAMERLTGSIDQLFDQARPPHFLQMHVGAYDPAALDAFAADHPQVRDWLVEEMVGFDSAALSWTRPGTGEGGSFAASVIDNLFVAQNEGFDLLLGPDGRAARPAPGEVFLPVAQQRTFGVRAGDVLTVQTLAGPRDLTVAGFVRDAQMASSLSSATRLLVTPEDLAALNAAGGGAPEIIVEYRLDDPAGAAALQAAYERTPDLPRNGQAITYDMIRLINTFSDGLVAIALMFVSLVLMVIALLNLRFVIRGTLEDEVRQIGVMKAIGLPNATIVGLHLARYRLMAAGSCLIGGALGIGAAQALSAAAAGSYAAAPITPATILIPLAALVAVYLITVGMCRGVLRGVRRVQVVDALVHGSLMDDRRTAATAARQARLARRGGLAHGRLGLAARLALRDLRADARQWALLPAVFGLAAIVMILPTTLLSTFTDPRFVTYLGAPDADLRADLAFSPTLDADRDRLVAAWASDPRVTDVRPYATVLFQARGAEGWEALRAEVGDYTGATVSFAEGRAPVPGEIALSHLNASKLGLATGDTLTLRRGDAETSVRISGTYSDVTSGGYTAKLPGEVTHDASAYVVYADAAGGADAEALAADLAAASPAASVIGMREYTRQTLAHITDAFARAAAVAVGFGLGVATLITVLFLKLRLARERRSLGVLSALGFSGRELAAQLRLKTLLTAGAGTALGVVLAATAGDALVGTLVSAAGLGVARFTLLPDVPLTYLAYPLGLLAAALIGAQLLGRGLRRADKSRWLA